A stretch of the Paenibacillus dendritiformis genome encodes the following:
- a CDS encoding phage tail tape measure protein, which yields MNDVTLRLSASLDMRSSTKAINQAIRALEKSPSLQTLQLRAAIDPAMLRSLKECSTAIVKQNESVKEAIDSYKKLGKQIEEANQKAAKGKGGSGEPAAAQPESGASDQKSFGSYLKDAKQSVLQNVAKQLVNAPIEGARQAVQTVIEIDSKMAALRREMDADTNFDRMLDRSVTLAGELGRSLNDVLDTMHGLSRSGWNEQQVMALAETVQLARNISGLSGDEAIVALTAAMSAFQIEAGRSMTILDSLKAVDQAYAVSTRDLALSLTEAGAAARSYGVSMEELIGHTAAIGSITQESGAVIGSSLEAIYESIMKADTSAAALQEAGVSLQDTSGTLKSASSIAEELAGKWNQLSEGTQRYIAQTIAGKDHMQRFMALMANYPVALDAANAALYSEGAAMRDNEAHMQSLEARLANMRTAWQELALTMGEAFISDSLIALISAATALGQTFVWLAERIGTLPLLFGTMAATVKVVRTAIASFIGSISQTAAGLLGIAPASATAATGLRGLAAATKMLGRAIKSLVVSTGIGALVALISWGVSELIGLFGDAGEGAENVAQSFERVKESVAQASYLKTLAAEYEELTALEEKSIQAKIRLAQIEDTLRSQFGISVKSLDEHADAQKENNELIKQRIALLQEQIQSERENAQLEYESQKSKIDRKIDETSAKRDRAEEELDKKWKKYEEFLAKYKGKDNENVYYSFEEFPEFDLDPNASDKIYTVKELREKLAGEVKKAKEKWEESNTEFTEAVSTAENAIKGRLQSYVDAFESKGEELNEHTRFLTDVLASWAATNRVEISESDFAAIFQAFQKGDIQQVEDVVDLFAKLPGNIQITGSSLKDLEQRFNQMKFGAGGAADGLDGLASSLQKGKQESDELRNRIKSTQDELKSFNQILADLEAGQSMSTEAMLDLMAQYPELQKHISKAADGWRLEKEGIQELREEKLKKAKEDLENEKRSTLAAYFQSKARIRIYGVEMGSIKDLADAKKTIGEIEKNRETTKQLANVVTSIVPGAKVLLDPVQRFQDNQLDEVKQKIQDTEEYYKKYEAMLDDAYYGVSRKGTSSSSSGKKDSYQPSLRFNPFEEAIQRVNASLEKNQQQMEEAMASGRQYDKLLEKRIGLYNDMGEALRKLRQSQSSRRSELASLLGSAGLVKNGEVVGDVRARLESISKRGSKTGYSAADYEKFVEEYMELTRNIGDTDLKIDQNVIQLADAYKRRFESRQQPSEKKREKLRHQLALLGDINTAEEKRLAAQNAAENMNALVTEGKRIRGEIDDTEQLIRNSKTPPEQRRAATIYLEWLRDNDRSKQEEIVAEAEHAGQQQAEALIAGYKERIGELEFEKSLLGSLDTEEKQRRAKEIDDQIISIYEESGRTIESQIAELTRKAAAADSVAEKRRAESKRQALQEYQRTVLKQIADNQAAEQKARLDNANKLIDNLKKVLQREKELRTQAIEEEIRTENKRHDAKMKHLDAELKKTEDYINAQLKGLDRANAEEDYDTQLRKLMKERQDIQDRLNVLALDDSFEAKAKKKQLQEQLESKDEEIDKFKLDRERELRKQALSDQLEDRRKIIENEKELEDNQHNDKIAKLDIEKSKIEQHYKGILEDEKYFYGIKQQLLSNDKNVVFTALDEIKVKYGVFFEELAKASERLGQTIADNIKYGFKQDYDELEQYGKSLIPSISGTVKQPGTSSGTMLPGAADQIKNKKLFSAESGGMTPAWGGKQGKFLLAHEKELILNKADSFNLLKVVDITRNIIDSIKRPFASVPALQPALAGAPTQNFHISITGNFAQKDGEDIAKSLDTALRARGHRL from the coding sequence GTGAATGATGTAACATTGCGGCTGTCGGCGTCGCTCGATATGAGGAGCTCGACCAAGGCGATTAACCAAGCGATTCGGGCGCTCGAAAAGAGCCCGTCGCTCCAAACGCTTCAACTGCGAGCCGCCATCGATCCCGCCATGCTTCGATCGCTCAAGGAGTGCAGCACGGCTATCGTGAAGCAGAACGAGTCGGTCAAGGAGGCGATCGACAGCTATAAAAAGCTGGGCAAGCAGATCGAGGAGGCCAATCAAAAAGCGGCCAAGGGCAAGGGCGGGTCTGGTGAACCGGCTGCCGCTCAGCCTGAATCGGGGGCATCAGATCAGAAAAGCTTCGGCAGCTATTTGAAGGATGCGAAACAATCTGTGCTTCAGAATGTAGCGAAACAACTGGTCAATGCCCCGATCGAAGGGGCACGGCAGGCGGTGCAGACGGTTATCGAGATCGATTCCAAAATGGCCGCTCTTCGGCGGGAAATGGACGCGGATACTAACTTCGACCGCATGCTGGACCGTTCCGTCACGCTGGCCGGCGAATTGGGCCGATCATTGAACGATGTTCTCGATACGATGCACGGCCTGTCCCGTTCGGGCTGGAATGAACAGCAGGTTATGGCGCTGGCGGAGACGGTGCAATTGGCCCGGAATATTTCGGGTCTAAGCGGAGATGAAGCGATCGTAGCGCTTACCGCCGCCATGTCCGCTTTCCAGATCGAGGCGGGCCGAAGCATGACGATCCTCGATTCGCTCAAGGCGGTCGATCAAGCCTACGCCGTCTCGACGCGGGATTTGGCGCTCTCCTTGACCGAAGCCGGCGCAGCGGCGCGATCCTATGGCGTCAGCATGGAAGAGCTGATCGGACATACTGCCGCTATCGGCAGCATCACGCAGGAATCGGGCGCTGTTATCGGAAGCAGCCTGGAAGCGATATATGAGAGCATCATGAAGGCCGATACCTCGGCCGCCGCGCTGCAGGAGGCGGGGGTGTCGCTGCAGGATACGTCGGGGACGTTAAAATCGGCTTCGAGCATTGCGGAGGAGCTGGCCGGCAAATGGAATCAGCTCTCGGAAGGGACGCAGCGCTATATCGCGCAGACGATCGCCGGCAAGGATCATATGCAGCGCTTTATGGCCTTGATGGCGAATTACCCCGTGGCGCTGGATGCGGCGAACGCGGCGCTTTATTCCGAAGGCGCGGCGATGAGGGACAATGAGGCGCATATGCAGTCGCTCGAGGCCCGGCTCGCGAATATGCGGACTGCGTGGCAGGAGCTCGCCCTCACGATGGGCGAGGCTTTCATCAGCGATTCGCTTATTGCGTTGATCAGCGCCGCGACAGCATTGGGACAGACGTTCGTCTGGCTCGCGGAGCGAATCGGTACGCTGCCGCTACTGTTCGGGACGATGGCGGCAACGGTAAAAGTGGTCCGTACGGCGATTGCCTCCTTCATCGGGAGCATCTCCCAGACAGCGGCCGGTCTTCTTGGTATTGCTCCGGCTTCGGCTACGGCAGCTACCGGACTGAGAGGACTGGCTGCTGCAACGAAAATGTTGGGCAGAGCCATTAAAAGCTTGGTGGTCAGTACAGGTATAGGAGCACTAGTTGCCCTGATCTCTTGGGGCGTATCCGAGCTGATCGGGCTATTCGGCGATGCGGGAGAGGGCGCGGAGAATGTCGCCCAGTCGTTTGAGCGTGTAAAGGAATCCGTCGCGCAAGCCAGTTATCTTAAGACACTAGCTGCGGAATATGAGGAATTGACGGCGCTCGAGGAGAAATCGATTCAGGCGAAGATACGTCTTGCTCAGATTGAGGATACGCTTCGGTCCCAATTCGGCATCAGCGTAAAGTCGTTGGATGAGCATGCCGATGCGCAAAAGGAGAACAACGAGCTGATTAAACAGCGAATCGCCTTGCTTCAGGAACAGATTCAGAGCGAGCGGGAAAATGCGCAGTTGGAATACGAAAGTCAGAAGTCGAAAATCGATCGCAAAATCGATGAAACCTCTGCGAAAAGGGACAGGGCGGAAGAGGAACTTGATAAAAAGTGGAAAAAGTATGAAGAGTTCCTTGCAAAATATAAGGGCAAGGACAATGAAAATGTCTATTATTCGTTCGAAGAGTTCCCGGAGTTCGATCTTGATCCAAATGCCTCGGACAAAATTTATACGGTCAAGGAGTTAAGAGAAAAGCTTGCTGGAGAAGTGAAAAAAGCGAAAGAAAAATGGGAAGAATCCAACACCGAATTTACGGAAGCGGTCAGTACGGCAGAGAACGCGATCAAAGGACGGCTCCAGTCCTATGTCGACGCCTTCGAATCCAAAGGAGAGGAACTGAATGAGCATACCCGCTTCTTGACTGATGTGCTGGCCTCCTGGGCCGCCACCAATCGGGTGGAGATTAGCGAGAGTGACTTCGCTGCGATCTTTCAAGCCTTCCAGAAGGGCGACATTCAGCAGGTCGAAGACGTTGTCGACTTATTCGCCAAGCTGCCCGGGAACATCCAAATTACCGGAAGCTCATTGAAAGATTTGGAGCAGCGATTCAACCAGATGAAGTTCGGCGCCGGCGGCGCGGCGGACGGGCTGGACGGCCTGGCTTCTTCTTTGCAGAAAGGCAAGCAGGAAAGCGACGAGCTTCGCAACCGGATCAAGAGCACGCAGGACGAGCTGAAATCGTTCAATCAGATTTTGGCCGATCTGGAGGCGGGCCAATCGATGTCTACCGAGGCGATGCTGGATCTGATGGCCCAATATCCGGAGCTGCAAAAGCATATCAGCAAGGCGGCCGACGGCTGGAGGCTGGAGAAAGAGGGCATTCAAGAATTACGGGAAGAAAAGCTGAAGAAGGCGAAGGAAGACCTGGAGAACGAAAAACGTTCGACGCTGGCGGCTTATTTCCAATCGAAGGCCCGGATTCGCATCTACGGCGTCGAGATGGGCAGCATTAAGGATCTCGCCGATGCCAAAAAGACAATCGGAGAAATCGAGAAGAACCGGGAGACGACGAAGCAGTTAGCGAACGTTGTCACAAGTATTGTTCCTGGCGCGAAGGTCCTCCTGGATCCGGTTCAACGGTTCCAAGACAATCAGTTGGATGAAGTGAAACAGAAAATCCAAGATACTGAAGAGTACTACAAAAAATATGAAGCCATGCTCGATGACGCCTACTACGGAGTCAGCCGCAAAGGAACTTCCTCCTCTTCTTCCGGCAAGAAGGATTCCTACCAGCCGAGCTTGCGGTTCAACCCATTCGAGGAAGCGATTCAGCGGGTCAATGCGTCCCTGGAGAAAAATCAGCAGCAAATGGAAGAGGCGATGGCGTCCGGGCGCCAGTACGACAAACTGCTGGAGAAGCGGATCGGTCTGTACAATGACATGGGGGAGGCCCTGCGGAAGCTGCGGCAATCGCAGTCATCGCGCCGCTCGGAGCTGGCATCCCTGCTCGGATCTGCCGGGCTGGTCAAGAATGGCGAAGTCGTCGGGGATGTCCGCGCTCGGCTCGAGTCGATAAGCAAGCGCGGGAGCAAGACGGGCTATTCGGCAGCGGACTATGAGAAGTTCGTCGAAGAATATATGGAGCTGACCCGCAATATCGGCGACACCGACCTCAAAATCGATCAGAACGTCATCCAACTGGCCGATGCCTATAAGCGCCGCTTCGAGAGCCGGCAGCAGCCGAGCGAGAAGAAGAGGGAGAAGCTGAGGCATCAACTGGCGCTGCTTGGCGATATCAATACGGCCGAAGAGAAGCGGCTTGCCGCGCAGAACGCGGCCGAGAACATGAACGCGCTGGTGACGGAGGGCAAGCGCATCCGCGGAGAGATCGACGATACGGAGCAGCTTATCCGGAACAGCAAGACGCCGCCGGAGCAGAGACGGGCCGCCACGATCTATCTGGAATGGCTGCGGGACAATGATCGGAGCAAGCAAGAGGAGATCGTGGCCGAAGCCGAGCATGCCGGTCAACAGCAAGCCGAAGCCTTGATTGCCGGGTACAAGGAGCGAATCGGCGAGCTCGAATTCGAGAAAAGTCTGCTTGGCAGCCTGGACACCGAAGAGAAACAGCGCAGAGCCAAAGAAATCGACGATCAGATCATCTCCATTTACGAAGAGTCGGGCCGGACCATCGAATCCCAGATAGCCGAATTGACGCGCAAGGCAGCTGCCGCCGACTCAGTGGCCGAGAAGCGCCGCGCCGAGTCGAAGCGGCAAGCGCTGCAAGAATACCAGCGCACCGTGCTGAAGCAAATCGCGGATAATCAGGCAGCGGAACAAAAAGCAAGGCTCGATAACGCGAACAAGCTGATCGACAACCTGAAAAAAGTGCTGCAGCGGGAAAAAGAACTGCGCACCCAGGCAATCGAGGAAGAGATTCGGACGGAGAACAAGCGCCACGACGCGAAGATGAAGCATCTGGATGCGGAGCTCAAGAAGACCGAGGATTATATCAATGCCCAACTCAAGGGGCTGGACCGCGCCAATGCGGAGGAGGATTACGATACACAGCTCCGCAAGCTGATGAAGGAGCGGCAGGATATCCAGGATCGGCTCAACGTTCTGGCCTTGGACGATTCCTTCGAAGCGAAAGCGAAGAAGAAGCAGCTTCAGGAGCAGCTCGAGTCCAAAGACGAGGAGATCGACAAGTTCAAGCTGGATCGGGAACGGGAGCTGCGGAAACAGGCCCTCTCCGATCAGTTGGAAGACCGGCGCAAAATCATCGAGAACGAAAAAGAGCTCGAAGATAATCAGCATAACGATAAGATAGCCAAGCTGGACATCGAGAAGAGCAAAATCGAGCAGCATTATAAGGGAATTTTGGAGGATGAAAAGTACTTCTATGGCATAAAGCAGCAGTTGCTCAGCAATGACAAGAACGTCGTGTTCACGGCGCTGGACGAAATCAAAGTCAAGTACGGCGTGTTCTTCGAGGAACTGGCCAAGGCTAGCGAACGGCTTGGCCAGACGATCGCCGACAACATCAAGTATGGCTTCAAGCAGGATTATGACGAGCTGGAGCAGTACGGGAAGAGCTTAATTCCGTCGATTTCAGGTACGGTCAAACAGCCGGGAACGTCCTCGGGAACCATGCTTCCGGGCGCAGCTGACCAGATCAAAAACAAAAAACTCTTCTCCGCCGAATCCGGCGGCATGACTCCGGCGTGGGGCGGCAAGCAGGGCAAATTCCTGCTCGCCCATGAAAAAGAGCTGATCCTGAACAAAGCCGATTCGTTCAATCTGCTGAAGGTGGTCGATATTACCAGAAACATTATCGATTCCATCAAAAGGCCGTTCGCTTCCGTTCCCGCGCTTCAGCCTGCCCTGGCGGGAGCGCCGACCCAGAACTTCCACATTTCCATTACGGGGAACTTCGCGCAGAAGGACGGGGAAGATATCGCCAAATCGCTCGATACGGCGCTCCGGGCCCGGGGACATCGATTATAG
- a CDS encoding metal-sensitive transcriptional regulator, with amino-acid sequence MNHYSDDVKKRLKRIEGQVRGVLRLMEEGKPCKEVVSQLSAVRNASDKALAQIVADNLQHCLLEEQASGGDTGKIVKEAVELLVKSR; translated from the coding sequence ATGAATCATTACTCGGATGACGTAAAAAAACGGCTGAAGCGGATTGAAGGACAAGTGCGCGGCGTGCTGCGCCTGATGGAAGAAGGAAAACCGTGCAAGGAGGTCGTAAGCCAGCTGTCGGCAGTGCGGAACGCGTCGGACAAGGCGTTGGCTCAGATCGTGGCGGATAATCTGCAGCACTGCCTGCTTGAGGAGCAGGCTTCCGGCGGAGACACGGGGAAGATCGTGAAGGAAGCGGTAGAACTGCTGGTCAAGAGCAGATAA
- a CDS encoding YfjD family protein, which translates to MEYVCYRRRVAAAKLLLSMLGLAGAAGLIYGALFGSVSLSVRIAAWAAALTGTLFFGSNLVLSFLALVRPRNVLFRYDESAVWSHGDRPVPWAQVKEITAEGARVGILFKPEFAKFLLRLEDGSRIEIRTYNAMTEREMKEWARRMRERKQAHDTAARSDSLRPDPTPVQCT; encoded by the coding sequence ATGGAATATGTATGTTACCGGCGGCGGGTGGCCGCGGCGAAGCTGTTGTTATCGATGCTGGGCCTGGCCGGGGCGGCCGGGTTAATCTATGGGGCTCTGTTCGGCTCTGTCTCCTTGTCCGTACGGATCGCCGCCTGGGCTGCCGCTCTTACCGGAACCCTATTTTTCGGCAGCAATCTGGTTCTCTCGTTCCTGGCGCTCGTCCGGCCGCGCAATGTTCTGTTCCGTTATGACGAGTCCGCCGTCTGGAGTCACGGCGATCGGCCTGTGCCATGGGCGCAGGTGAAGGAGATTACCGCCGAAGGCGCGCGCGTCGGCATCTTGTTCAAGCCGGAATTCGCGAAGTTCCTGCTGCGGCTGGAGGATGGTTCGCGGATCGAGATTCGCACCTATAATGCGATGACCGAACGGGAGATGAAGGAATGGGCGCGTCGCATGCGGGAACGGAAGCAAGCCCATGATACGGCCGCGAGAAGCGATAGCCTCCGGCCAGACCCGACCCCGGTTCAATGCACGTAA
- a CDS encoding topoisomerase II encodes MSVNPSMRIVCSGGHVFMGRTRTFFMIILIWARGNEMSFGSLAGWGAGEPLELTVIPDRSVTVREVYGFQAVPGTKQVTVPLGAWEADGFRLVVLKCEKEESGDSSGMQLAAHCELHVPAGGMVLERQGVYLNVDELPRVDAEAEQLAARREQWFRALPEINFILEPLREGNPASAYWTIQRQLDEIVLEAVQAHDELRDLYLEMYEHISQVVEASQHP; translated from the coding sequence TTGTCAGTCAACCCTTCTATGCGCATCGTATGCAGCGGCGGACATGTGTTTATGGGGCGGACCCGCACTTTTTTTATGATCATTCTTATCTGGGCCAGGGGGAATGAGATGTCCTTCGGCAGCCTGGCCGGCTGGGGAGCGGGGGAGCCGCTGGAGTTGACCGTCATCCCGGATCGGTCGGTCACCGTGCGCGAAGTCTATGGTTTTCAGGCCGTGCCCGGGACCAAGCAGGTGACGGTGCCTTTGGGAGCATGGGAAGCGGACGGGTTCCGGCTGGTCGTGCTGAAATGCGAAAAGGAAGAAAGCGGGGATTCATCCGGAATGCAGCTGGCCGCCCATTGCGAGCTCCATGTCCCCGCTGGCGGCATGGTGTTGGAGCGGCAGGGAGTCTATCTGAATGTGGATGAACTGCCGCGGGTAGACGCGGAGGCGGAGCAGCTTGCCGCGAGAAGGGAGCAGTGGTTCCGGGCCCTTCCGGAAATCAACTTCATTCTGGAGCCGCTGCGCGAAGGCAATCCGGCCAGCGCCTATTGGACCATTCAGCGGCAGTTGGACGAGATCGTGCTGGAGGCAGTGCAGGCCCATGACGAGCTGCGGGATCTATATTTGGAGATGTACGAGCATATTAGCCAGGTGGTAGAAGCATCGCAACATCCCTAA
- a CDS encoding transposase yields MGKHFSKEKRLQIIKEAMAGIKVGTLARMYGVHPETVRVWVRDHRDEISQEEIPAADEHLQELRRLQEVEAKFEQAKKLLGEKELEIEILREVVKKKNPAYLKDLK; encoded by the coding sequence ATGGGAAAGCACTTTAGCAAGGAAAAACGCCTGCAAATCATAAAGGAAGCAATGGCCGGCATTAAGGTGGGAACACTTGCCCGAATGTACGGTGTCCATCCGGAGACGGTACGTGTTTGGGTTAGAGACCACCGTGACGAAATTAGCCAAGAGGAGATACCCGCAGCAGACGAGCATCTGCAAGAACTCCGTCGACTTCAAGAGGTAGAGGCAAAGTTCGAGCAGGCAAAAAAGCTCCTGGGTGAAAAAGAGCTTGAGATCGAGATCCTGCGAGAAGTCGTAAAAAAGAAGAACCCCGCTTATCTGAAAGACTTGAAATAG
- a CDS encoding IS3 family transposase has protein sequence MKVRESTYYGRKKREASSTEEQASCALKGRPVPGFSSTNTGRKVSDEQIKEWMLELLEGEEHIYGYKNLALCLRKQRGLILNKKKAYRICKELGILQKQRKKTSKHPRRVPRNRTVTGVNQLWQIDIKYGYVIGRQRFFFVLSIIDVFDRVVVGQYRGSVCEAKHVVQTLCRALQERLNPGDELPTVRTDNGPQFVSKLFGDTCESLEIVHERIPPRSPNMNAYIESFHSLLERDLFSLTEFMTFEEAYEALDRYMDFYNNRRMHGSLKSMSPSEYSKWVMTLEDRSKYHRAV, from the coding sequence CTGAAAGTTCGCGAATCGACGTACTATGGCCGGAAGAAACGAGAGGCATCCAGTACCGAAGAACAGGCTTCATGCGCTCTAAAAGGGCGTCCTGTGCCTGGATTTTCCTCTACGAACACGGGCCGGAAAGTTTCAGATGAACAGATTAAAGAATGGATGCTCGAACTCCTGGAAGGAGAAGAGCACATTTATGGGTATAAGAATTTGGCGCTGTGCCTCCGCAAACAACGTGGATTGATTCTAAACAAGAAAAAGGCGTACCGCATTTGCAAAGAGTTAGGAATTCTTCAGAAACAACGGAAGAAAACAAGCAAACATCCTCGAAGAGTACCGAGAAACCGGACGGTAACCGGGGTGAACCAGCTATGGCAAATTGATATTAAATATGGGTACGTGATTGGTCGCCAGCGTTTCTTTTTCGTGCTCAGTATCATCGATGTATTTGACCGCGTCGTCGTCGGACAATACCGGGGTTCCGTGTGTGAGGCCAAGCACGTCGTACAGACACTATGCCGGGCGCTACAAGAACGCCTGAATCCCGGCGATGAGTTGCCCACCGTCCGCACCGACAACGGGCCTCAGTTTGTCAGCAAGTTGTTTGGTGATACGTGCGAGAGTCTGGAGATCGTCCATGAACGCATCCCGCCACGCAGTCCGAATATGAACGCCTACATTGAGTCATTTCATAGCTTACTCGAACGTGATCTGTTCAGCCTGACGGAATTTATGACATTTGAAGAGGCCTATGAAGCACTTGATCGTTACATGGATTTCTACAACAACCGCAGAATGCATGGTAGCCTAAAGAGCATGTCACCATCGGAATACTCAAAGTGGGTCATGACGCTGGAGGACCGATCAAAATATCATCGGGCCGTGTAA
- a CDS encoding EamA family transporter, translating to MKLFRYALLVFIGACSYGTLSSIMKLGIREGYTVPQIIGSQYFFGWLLLAAAALLFSRRRVSGKQVLALLVCGLSVSCTSISYGIAVEQLPASIAVVFLFQFTWIGVLLEALLNRTWPDRAKLLSVLILLVGTVLAGGLADHGLSGLTAKGAIFGLISAVSFAFYIMVNGRVATDMPILNKSLSLTTGAAASLFLVFPPAFLADGALAAGLWKYGLFMGLLGVLVPGVFFGLGVPKIGPGLGTILGAAELPAAVIMSVTVLQEQVSWLQWAGIALIFAGICLPQLAYVRQERHRHAGARAL from the coding sequence ATGAAATTATTCCGTTATGCGCTGCTGGTCTTCATCGGCGCATGCAGCTACGGGACATTATCCTCGATTATGAAGCTTGGGATAAGAGAGGGGTATACCGTGCCCCAGATTATCGGGAGCCAGTATTTCTTCGGATGGCTGCTTCTGGCCGCCGCCGCGCTTCTGTTCTCCCGGCGCCGTGTGAGCGGGAAGCAGGTGCTGGCGCTGCTCGTTTGCGGCTTATCGGTGAGCTGCACCTCGATTTCCTACGGGATCGCAGTTGAACAGCTGCCTGCTTCGATCGCCGTCGTATTCTTGTTCCAATTCACATGGATCGGCGTCTTGCTGGAGGCGCTTCTCAACCGGACGTGGCCGGATCGGGCCAAGCTCCTCTCTGTCCTGATTCTGCTCGTTGGCACGGTGCTTGCGGGGGGGCTTGCCGACCACGGCTTGTCCGGGTTAACGGCGAAGGGCGCGATCTTCGGCCTTATCTCCGCCGTATCATTCGCCTTCTATATTATGGTGAACGGGCGTGTCGCGACCGATATGCCCATCTTGAACAAGAGCCTGTCGCTGACCACCGGAGCGGCGGCCAGCCTGTTCCTCGTGTTCCCGCCCGCCTTCCTCGCCGACGGCGCGCTTGCGGCCGGCTTATGGAAATATGGCCTTTTCATGGGGCTGCTGGGCGTGCTCGTTCCCGGCGTCTTTTTCGGTCTTGGCGTGCCGAAGATCGGCCCCGGTCTCGGCACGATTCTGGGAGCGGCCGAGCTGCCCGCCGCCGTCATCATGTCCGTCACCGTGCTGCAGGAGCAGGTGAGCTGGCTCCAATGGGCGGGGATCGCGTTGATCTTCGCGGGCATCTGTCTGCCGCAGTTGGCGTATGTGCGGCAGGAGCGGCATCGGCACGCCGGGGCGCGGGCGCTGTAG
- a CDS encoding ABC transporter substrate-binding protein yields MKTRFMKGAAIALAAIMLLAGCSSRSGDTATDTETAKKNTSASTKITVDSSVNDPVVQRAYKDIVAAFEEENPDIEVDLQFPGSEHDNILKVKMAANEMPDIFDTHGWAQVRYGNYLADLRDEPWVPQLTDTIKDVVTDKDGKVYALVLSEAKDGFTYNADLLERLNIPVPSTFDELMAAAEKIVKETNGETVPFHFSGIDDWTIGQYFDLMATPLLISPEQNEKEALLNGTFDWTKWTPLPEKFQEMHKKGYINKDVITAKYSDASRQFAEGKVAFVMVNPSFAEEVRKMNQDMKIGYMPVPALVAGDEPSFSGGERFTMGVWKDTQNMEEAKKLLAFFAKPENMSKIANVTMLPPGLKGVDAKHEFSPYYEQYKDVRVFPYFDRVYLPSGMWDVLCKQGTELLADRITPEQYSEVMKQEVERLRNR; encoded by the coding sequence ATGAAAACCAGATTCATGAAAGGGGCAGCCATCGCCCTGGCGGCCATTATGCTGCTGGCCGGCTGCTCCAGCCGCTCGGGAGATACGGCAACCGACACCGAAACGGCCAAAAAGAACACCTCGGCATCCACGAAAATCACGGTCGACAGCAGTGTGAACGATCCGGTGGTTCAACGCGCATACAAAGACATCGTGGCCGCATTTGAAGAAGAAAATCCGGACATCGAAGTCGACCTGCAATTCCCCGGCTCGGAGCATGATAATATTTTGAAGGTCAAAATGGCGGCGAATGAAATGCCGGATATCTTCGATACGCATGGCTGGGCGCAGGTGCGCTACGGCAATTACTTGGCCGATCTGCGCGATGAACCATGGGTTCCTCAGCTCACGGACACGATCAAGGACGTCGTCACAGACAAGGACGGCAAAGTATATGCGCTGGTGCTGAGCGAAGCCAAGGACGGCTTCACCTACAACGCCGACCTGCTGGAGCGATTGAATATTCCCGTGCCGTCCACGTTCGACGAGCTGATGGCGGCGGCCGAGAAGATCGTGAAGGAGACGAACGGCGAGACGGTGCCTTTCCACTTCTCCGGCATCGACGACTGGACGATCGGCCAGTACTTCGATCTGATGGCGACCCCGCTCCTCATCAGCCCGGAGCAGAATGAGAAGGAAGCGCTCCTGAACGGAACCTTCGACTGGACGAAATGGACGCCGCTCCCGGAAAAATTCCAGGAGATGCACAAGAAGGGCTATATCAATAAAGACGTCATTACGGCAAAATACAGCGATGCCTCCCGCCAGTTCGCGGAAGGCAAAGTCGCCTTCGTCATGGTCAATCCGAGCTTTGCCGAAGAAGTGCGCAAAATGAACCAAGATATGAAGATCGGCTATATGCCTGTACCTGCGCTGGTTGCCGGCGACGAACCGAGCTTCTCGGGCGGCGAGCGCTTTACGATGGGCGTATGGAAAGACACACAGAATATGGAAGAAGCGAAAAAATTGCTTGCCTTCTTCGCCAAGCCGGAGAACATGAGCAAAATCGCGAATGTCACCATGCTTCCTCCGGGCCTCAAGGGCGTTGATGCGAAGCACGAATTCTCGCCTTATTATGAGCAGTACAAGGATGTACGCGTATTCCCTTACTTCGACCGCGTGTATTTGCCGAGCGGAATGTGGGACGTCTTGTGCAAGCAGGGCACGGAGCTTCTGGCGGATCGCATCACGCCGGAACAATATTCCGAAGTGATGAAGCAGGAAGTAGAGCGATTGCGCAACAGATAG